A genomic stretch from Anomalospiza imberbis isolate Cuckoo-Finch-1a 21T00152 chromosome 31, ASM3175350v1, whole genome shotgun sequence includes:
- the LOC137463876 gene encoding E3 ubiquitin-protein ligase BRE1A-like — protein MQLKKPSLPFNLTTLSSHIVDAQLQVVRKLEEKEHLLQSSTGRGEKELGLRTQALEMSKRKAMDAAQLADDLKAQLELGQKKLHDFQEEIVENRATREKEMFNLKRAEEDISRLCRKLETTKKPDMVPSCDEILMEEIKDYKGSACLTCPCCNMRKKDAVLTRCFHVFCFECVKTRYDTRQRECPKCNAAFGANDSHRIYIG, from the exons atgcagctgaaaaagccttctttgcccttcaacCTGACGACCCTCTCGAGCCATATA gtggatgcccagctgcaggttgtacgtaagctggaggagaaggaacacttactgcagagcagcactggaaggggagagaaggagctgggtCTGCGAacacaggccctggagatgaGCAAACGCAAG gccATGGATGCAGCCCAGCTTGCAGATGATCTGAAGGCCCAGCTAGAGCTGGGTCAGAAGAAGTTacatgattttcaggaggagattGTAGAAAACAGAGCAACTAGAGAGAAGGAGATGTTCAACCTCAAAAGGGCTGAG GAAGATATTTCTAGGTTGTGCAGGAAGCTGGAGACCACAAAGAAGCCTGACATGGTTCCCAGCTGTGATGAGATCCTGATGGAGGAAATCAAGGATTACAAGGGGAGT GCCTGCCTGACGTGCCCGTGCTGCAACATGCGCAAGAAAGACGCGGTGCTCACCAGGTGCTTCCACGTCTTCTGCTTCGAGTGTGTGAAGACGCGCTACGACACGCGGCAGCGCGAGTGCCCCAAGTGCAACGCGGCCTTCGGGGCCAACGACTCCCACAGGATCTACATCGGCTGA